The following coding sequences are from one Nicotiana tomentosiformis chromosome 3, ASM39032v3, whole genome shotgun sequence window:
- the LOC104090129 gene encoding polygalacturonase 1 beta-like protein 3, which produces MDRSVKLKISLLLFFFLLSSSSSTASLAQTNEQSKDSLLPKENPFTVKASLVRYWNKKISNKLPIPSFLFSKASPLSAVDAAFYTSLATQKSLSGHLPSFCSSAKLFCFFDSKPYLDASPSKDANFAVYNNKKFSNYGSSRLGGGDNFKNYSDGVNFATGDFTKYSRSSTGHREDFNSYAADGNVASGNFTSYAAGATGGGGTFQNYMPRVNVPDLRFASYDSDGNNHKLSFTSYVGDTNSGNEAFISYAKNGNGVPVEFTTYGDTSNVIGSSFNGYGESGNSANDSFKAYSTNSNNPNNNFKNYGAGGNSGVDTFTSYRNSANAGTDTFTSYAKGSSSGKANFVNYGKSFNEGKDTFKEYGKGAKDPSVGFKIYGFNNSFKEYSPKGVNFAGYTKKSTPTVGSLNTSGKSVNKWVEEGKFFREAILKEGTVMKMPDIRDKMPRRSFLPRTISSKLPFSTQELSNMKTIFHAQENSTMERVIINALAECERASSQGETKRCVGSVEDMIDFAISVLGHNVVVRTADNVVGSKEKVMIGKVEGINGGRVTQSVSCHQSLYPYLLYYCHSVPKVRVYEADILNVETKAKINHGVAICHIDTSAWSPGHGAFVALGSGPGRIEVCHWIFENDMTWAMAD; this is translated from the exons ATGGACAGAAGTGTCAAACTCAAGATTTCTCTTCTCTTGTTCTTCTTCTTATTGTCTTCTTCTTCCTCCACT GCTTCATTGGCTCAAACAAATGAACAAAGCAAAGATTCATTGTTACCCAAAGAAAATCCATTTACGGTAAAGGCTTCACTTGTACGATATTGGAACAAAAAAATCTCCAACAAACTCCCTATACCCTCTTTCCTTTTTTCAAAAGCTTCACCACTCTCCGCCGTGGACGCCGCCTTCTACACCAGTCTCGCCACCCAAAAATCTCTCTCCGGTCATCTTCCCTCCTTCTGCTCCTCCGCCAAATTATTCTGTTTTTTTGACTCGAAACCGTACCTTGACGCAAGTCCTAGTAAAGATGCAAATTTTGCTGTCTACAATAACAAAAAATTCTCAAACTATGGATCCTCTAGGCTAGGTGGAGGAGACAATTTCAAGAACTACTCCGATGGCGTCAACTTCGCCACCGGCGATTTCACTAAATACAGTCGGAGCTCCACCGGCCATCGCGAGGACTTCAATAGTTACGCGGCGGACGGCAATGTAGCATCCGGAAATTTCACCTCCTACGCAGCCGGAGCTACTGGCGGGGGAGGAACTTTCCAGAACTACATGCCACGTGTCAATGTCCCAGATCTTCGGTTCGCTTCTTACGATTCAGACGGCAACAATCATAAGCTTTCATTTACGAGCTATGTTGGTGATACTAATTCTGGAAACGAAGCATTTATTAGCTACGCCAAAAATGGAAATGGTGTGCCTGTTGAGTTTACTACATATGGTGACACGTCTAATGTTATTGGATCATCGTTCAATGGATATGGGGAATCGGGTAATTCCGCAAATGATTCGTTCAAGGCTTATTCGACAAATTCCAACAACCCTAACAATAATTTCAAGAATTATGGGGCTGGTGGAAACAGTGGAGTAGACACTTTCACAAGTTATAGGAATTCGGCCAATGCAGGTACTGACACGTTTACGTCTTACGCAAAGGGTTCCAGTTCTGGGAAGGCAAATTTCGTGAATTATGGAAAATCATTTAATGAAGGAAAAGACACTTTCAAAGAATATGGTAAAGGAGCTAAAGATCCTTCGGTTGGGTTTAAGATTTATGGTTTCAACAACTCGTTTAAAGAGTATTCTCCAAAGGGTGTCAATTTTGCGGGATACACCAAAAAAAGCACTCCTACGGTTGGTTCATTGAACACCAGTGGCAAATCGGTAAATAAATGGGTAGAGGAGGGTAAATTCTTTCGAGAAGCCATTCTGAAGGAAGGGACAGTGATGAAAATGCCCGACATACGTGACAAAATGCCTAGGAGGTCATTTTTGCCCCGAACAATTTCATCTAAACTACCGTTCTCTACCCAGGAATTATCCAACATGAAGACAATATTCCACGCGCAGGAGAACTCCACCATGGAGCGCGTGATTATTAACGCGCTAGCAGAGTGCGAGCGTGCTTCGAGCCAAGGCGAGACCAAGCGATGCGTTGGCTCCGTCGAGGACATGATCGACTTTGCCATATCAGTTTTAGGCCACAATGTGGTGGTGAGGACTGCCGATAACGTGGTCGGGTCAAAAGAGAAAGTAATGATCGGAAAAGTCGAGGGAATCAACGGTGGTAGAGTGACACAATCAGTTTCATGCCATCAGAGCCTGTACCCTTACCTACTGTATTACTGCCACTCTGTTCCAAAAGTTAGGGTCTACGAAGCAGACATTCTTAACGTAGAGACAAAGGCTAAGATAAATCATGGTGTTGCCATTTGTCATATAGACACGTCAGCATGGAGTCCAGGTCACGGTGCTTTCGTGGCATTAGGGTCAGGGCCTGGTCGTATTGAAGTCTGCCATTGGATTTTTGAGAATGATATGACTTGGGCCATGGCGGATTAA